The Cryptomeria japonica chromosome 9, Sugi_1.0, whole genome shotgun sequence DNA segment ACAAATGTATCGCGTTGGCCCATGGAATTTGCTAACGTTGCACTGACACCAAAGTCTGTTATCTTCACTTCACCTTTGTGATTAACTAGCAGGTTTGATGGTTTTATATCCCTGTGTATAATATGTCGATCGTGATGCAAGTATATCAAGCCCTTGAGAACCTGTACAAATTTTGATACATATCACAGGAGGTGACAAAAATGCCCATTGGAAGCAAGAAACTAATATATCAGAAACTGACCTGCTTGCAGATAACTGCAAGATAAGGCTCCGCAAAAGTTTTGACTTGCTTAATGACATCTGCAAGAGAGCCAGCATCCATATACTCCAAGACTATAGAGATGAAACCATTGTTATAGAAGGCATCATGACAAACTACAACATATGGGCACTGAGAGGCCTGATTTATTTTTAACTCTTGTACAATTTGTTTGCGTACAGTCTCTTGAATGTTCATTTGAATGGCCTGCAAACATTAATAGCAAAAGTCAAATATTACCTTGTTTTCACAGTTTATGGATAGAGAAGATCTTACACAGAAAAGTTAGAACAATAAAGTCTAGAGCTTTTCTTGATTCTGTActcaaaacaaaacaataaaataatatctGCAGACCCCAAATTTTAGATGCAGCACAAAGGAAAGATTCAAATGTGCAGTGAAGTGTTCTGATATTTTGCATAAGATCCAAATGAACCTTCTGAAAGAAAAATACAACCTGCAACCAACCATGGGAATCCAAAGACCTTTACTTACCCTGCCAGCTAGATTTGAGAAGTGAAGGCCAGATTTCTAAAGAAACAAAGCTTCAAATGACAGATAACAAGTACAACCTAAGATATGCAACAGCTGGTAATGTTAGCCATAAAGGGGTATAATGCCAGCCAAACATGAGGGACTAGACTTAAAGATTTAAATCATGATACATATTACACTGCGCTCAAACATCAGCCCAGCCTCTGCCAACTAAAGTCATACACCTGACAGTTCACAAGGATATGGCTCTGGCACTTTTATAGAGTAATTTCCAATCAACCTAAAGAGAGCGAGTATTGTCCACattatcccaatcaacctaaaGAAAGCGAGTATTGTCCACATTATCTCAAATGAATGTAAACTAGAAATATGAATGCGACatatcctaaatgaatattttcactAGTAACCAAATCCATGTTTCTCAAAATCGGGGCATCGAAATAAGTTTTCGATTACACTTAATTCAGAATTAGTTTTCAACAATAATTAGGAAGTACTAACAGAACTCGCAAGGAAAAGACAGGCAAGTAACAAGCATTTtatgacaaaatgcaaaaacatgaaggtaagaaatgaaatgaaatgaaattatttttacttGCATGAATGAAAAATGTAAAAAGTACAATTCAATTTCATGGGAAACACACAATTTGTCAGTAAGAACTTTTTTTATGAAAACATTCCATAACACAATTAAGAGAGTATGGTAAGATTAAATAAATAGTCATTTGGACTTAAAAGTACAAATTCATTTCTTGAAAAAGGCACAATTTCTCTAGTTGAGATTTTTATGGAAACATTCTTTAGAGGATATGATTATGCTAAACAAATAGACTAATAGGAGACATGATTTTTTAACAGTACATCAAGATTTATGTAGAGACCTCTTGGACACAAAAAACATATACAGTTAAATCCGAAAAGCTCTATACATAAAATATTTATTGGCTGAATTCAAACAATTGTGAAGGAGCTTTGCATTCTAGGTCCCTCTTGAGTCATTTTGTTGCATCTTTTTCTAACAAAACTTATAATTCCCAAACTGCAACAGATTACCCATAAAAATCTCAGCCAAGACTAAAATTTTACATTACATTATCCATAAAAGTCTAAAACGTACATTTGTATATTCCAAAATTTACAGACTTTTCTAATAACAGGACAAACATAAAAACTAAAATCTCTTTCCAAATGCAAGGAATATAAGGATAAACATTGCATTAAAGCTAAAATTAGATGAGTATAATAGTACACATTAGCACAACAGAGTGGCAACAAAGGGGcttgaaaattaaaaaaagaattcTAATTACTTCTATAAAAAAGGTAaattaacaatacatacaaataaTTGTGGTCCATTGTACACAATCTAATGACTTGTAATCGGTTTTTTCTTCATTTGGTGGTTAGCATTCTGGAAAGTCAAGTTGGAGAGAAAATCCATTATCATTCTGATTAGACAATAAAGtaattttaatcattttattaaactttttgaAGAATTAGCTAAGAATTTTCAAGCACTGAATCTTTCATATGAGTTAGAAAGTGTATTGGACTTCACTTTGTCCTTTTCACTTTTTTCTTACAAGTTTGCACTTGCGTATAACTTGATGTTTAGATTTGCAGCCCCAGTGTTCACTTTTGTTCATCTTTGGATGCCAATGTTATGTTTGGGACCTGGGTTTCTTCTGTCTTCCATAACTGGCAGTCCTTTTCCTTATTTATTTGGTCTGAtattatttgcaaggaagagttgaAGAAGGTTTACGTCATGTATTACAATAAGCTTGCTTCATGTTATGTTCATATCCATAAAACACATTGAAAGTTTGATAATTATTTTCAAgcaaaatgcatcaaaaacaccaAATAAGAAGTCTTCTGTGCACGATAAACACTTACCTTTAAGGCAAACACTTTACCAGTCCACTTATGCTGAACAAGTTGAACAACTCCACCACTTCCTTTGCCAATGACCTTCACTGTTTCTAAATCAGCCAAAGTGATTTGATTATCCATTGGCTCTAATGAGGATGGCTGGACCAAATTTTCCAAAGAAACAAAGCATACAGAGTCAGTAACTATATCATGAAGGATTGGAAATATTGTaataaagaaaatgaaagaaaatttaGAGTAAAATCACACATTTCATGCATAAAAAATAGCAGCAATTAAATCAGAGAATAAAACAACTGAAATTCATTGTTTCAGAATGCTACAAATATAACATTGAAATAAAATGAGTCAATGGCAATAATAGTTGTAAAGAAACCGAAAACAAGAAGAACAGTTAACTGAACACATGACATCCTCAAATATATTCCACAAGTAGCCATTGCATGCAGCTACCCCAAGAAGACAAGAATAGATATACAAAACAAAACCTAAAGTGTAAATTGTGCAAACTGCAGTTCTATATTACATCATTATAAAGTCATTAGATTCCCCACGGAAACAAAATCTTGATACAACTCCATGCATAGTTGCCACAAATATACTTCATCCACAGTTTGACACTCCTCAGTTTAAGCAGCTCACTAAATTCAACCTTTACAGAACAATGTAACAATTAAGAAAAGAAACTCGTCACATATTTAGAGATCAATTCAGAAAACAATATAAAAACTTTGCATCTATGTATAACATCCTAAATTGTATGCATTCTTAGCTGTTTCGTTTCTAAAGAATACCCATTTAGGCCCACTGTAGTCATAAATTCATAATCATATTTGAAAGGAACCTAAGATGCATTTATTTGAACTAAAGGGTGCAACATTTTGCCAACCATAATTGTCTATTTTCCATTATCCTTTATTAGCATGTCCCAAAATTCCCAAGCCATCCCCAAACCAAGGGGATGTCACAAAAAGATCCCCACACCTTGAGCAACAGTGACGGCAAGGGGACGTCCCCTCCAAGCCCCCAAGTCCCAAGGATGTTCTCATCCTGAAAACGTGGGGATTTTGGGGGAGAGACAGATCCCCATAGAACACTACAAACTTAGACTTGTGTGAACAAAATATAGCATTACATGGTCTCCAAAGATGCTACAAAAGATTATATCTAAAGTTATGGAATGTGCACACAATGTCCAATATTGCAAGTATGTGTAGATGTGGCATGGACCTTAGAAAGAGTTAGTTTTTAAGTTGTGTGGCACTTTCCTTTCTACTACAC contains these protein-coding regions:
- the LOC131051706 gene encoding mitogen-activated protein kinase kinase 6 isoform X2, translated to MKKKDIKQLKLSVPAQETPISEFLTASGTFQDGDLLLNTQGLRLVSQENIPSSLEPMDNQITLADLETVKVIGKGSGGVVQLVQHKWTGKVFALKAIQMNIQETVRKQIVQELKINQASQCPYVVVCHDAFYNNGFISIVLEYMDAGSLADVIKQVKTFAEPYLAVICKQVLKGLIYLHHDRHIIHRDIKPSNLLVNHKGEVKITDFGVSATLANSMGQRDTFVGTYNYMSPERISGSTYGYSSDIWSLGLVVLECATGNFPYLPPGQEEGWLNFYELLETIVEQPPPCASPDQFSSEFCSFISAW
- the LOC131051706 gene encoding mitogen-activated protein kinase kinase 1 isoform X1, with amino-acid sequence MKKKDIKQLKLSVPAQETPISEFLTASGTFQDGDLLLNTQGLRLVSQENIPSSLEPMDNQITLADLETVKVIGKGSGGVVQLVQHKWTGKVFALKAIQMNIQETVRKQIVQELKINQASQCPYVVVCHDAFYNNGFISIVLEYMDAGSLADVIKQVKTFAEPYLAVICKQVLKGLIYLHHDRHIIHRDIKPSNLLVNHKGEVKITDFGVSATLANSMGQRDTFVGTYNYMSPERISGSTYGYSSDIWSLGLVVLECATGNFPYLPPGQEEGWLNFYELLETIVEQPPPCASPDQFSSEFCSFISACVQKEPRDRMSATDLLNHPFIKKYEDQNVDLAALIGNLSSPA